Proteins found in one Nerophis lumbriciformis linkage group LG27, RoL_Nlum_v2.1, whole genome shotgun sequence genomic segment:
- the LOC133624609 gene encoding keratin, type I cytoskeletal 19-like, with the protein MSLILGRHGNSARSMSSASAMTMSGGLQLIGGSQSRIPSAVYQSGRAPSVYAGAGGTGTRISQASNFSSYGGGQYGDFMAVSEKSTMQNLNDRLATYLEKVRSLEAANRKLEMQIREFYDRMSPTTRDWSAYFATIADLRAQIARRYAENQSIILQIDNAQLAADDFKMKYEMEMNTRGMVESDLIRLRGVRDNIVSGISDLNMLIESLQDQLAQLKMNHEEELKAMRLQYTGNVNVEVDSASSVDLSKILQDVREQYEALALKNKQELERWFQAKMESLQSEIKGFTTDVKTFSSQLSELKRTYQSLEITYQGLLSELECLRQNLADTKSRCSSQLNQLQMIINGLEVELQQLKVSIEQQKTEYTLLLDIKMRLEREIAEYRRLLDGESYEQKKPLVISKVVHVEEHKPIVERRVKTIVEEIIDGKVVATSVDTQVR; encoded by the exons ATGTCTCTCATCCTCGGCCGCCACGGCAACAGCGCCCGCAGCATGTCCTCCGCCAGCGCCATGACCATGAGCGGAGGCCTGCAGCTGATCGGGGGCAGCCAGTCTCGCATCCCCAGCGCCGTTTACCAGAGCGGCCGCGCGCCCAGCGTGTACGCCGGCGCCGGGGGAACCGGAACCCGCATCTCCCAGGCCAGCAACTTCAGCAGCTATGGCGGGGGCCAATACGGTGACTTCATGGCGGTCAGCGAGAAGTCCACCATGCAGAACCTCAACGACCGCTTGGCCACCTACCTGGAAAAA GTGCGCTCTTTGGAGGCTGCCAACAGGAAGTTGGAGATGCAGATCAGAGAGTTCTACGATAGGATGTCTCCCACCACCAGAGACTGGTCCGCCTACTTCGCCACCATCGCCGACCTGCGAGCTCAG ATCGCGCGGAGATACGCGGAGAACCAGAGCATCATCCTGCAGATCGACAACGCTCAACTCGCTGCGGACGACTTCAAAATGAA ATATGAGATGGAGATGAACACGCGTGGAATGGTGGAGTCTGATTTGATTCGTCTTCGAGGGGTCCGGGACAACATCGTGTCCGGCATCAGTGACCTCAACATGCTGATCGAGAGCCTGCAGGACCAACTGGCCCAGCTGAAGATGAACCACGAGGAG GAGTTGAAGGCGATGAGGTTGCAATACACGGGTAATGTGAACGTGGAAGTGGACAGCGCGTCTTCTGTGGATCTCTCCAAGATCCTGCAAGACGTGAGGGAGCAGTACGAGGCTCTGGCGCTGAAGAACAAGCAGGAACTGGAGAGATGGTTTCAAGCTAAG ATGGAATCCCTCCAGTCAGAAATCAAAGGTTTCACCACAGACGTAAAGACCTTCTCCTCCCAACTTTCCGAGCTGAAGCGGACCTACCAGAGTTTGGAGATCACATACCAGGGCCTGCTTTCCGAG CTGGAATGCCTGCGTCAGAACCTGGCCGACACCAAGTCGCGCTGCAGCTCTCAGCTCAACCAGCTGCAGATGATCATCAACGGCCTGGAGGTGGAGCTGCAGCAGCTGAAGGTGTCCATCGAGCAGCAGAAGACGGAATACACGCTGCTGCTGGACATCAAGATGCGGCTGGAGAGGGAGATCGCCGAGTACCGCCGGCTGCTGGACGGCGAATCCTACGAGCAGAAAAA GCCTCTGGTCATTAGCAAAGTGGTGCACGTGGAAG